The following are from one region of the Zonotrichia leucophrys gambelii isolate GWCS_2022_RI chromosome 1A, RI_Zleu_2.0, whole genome shotgun sequence genome:
- the BMT2 gene encoding S-adenosylmethionine sensor upstream of mTORC1, translating into MEAAPQPRPQPRPGGAAAAPPPPPEQERKLEQEKLSGVVKSVHRRLRKKYREVGDFDKIWREHCEDEETLCEYAVAMKNLADNHWAKTCEGEGRIEWCCSVCREYFQNGGKRKALEKDEKRALLASKTTPALNVPQTPKIEDPLPNLGLTNHEAVTEEFLHSLGKIRLLDVGSCFNPFLKFEEFLTVGIDIVPAVESVYKCDFLNLQIQQPLQLAQDAIDAFLKQLKNPIDSLPGELFHVVVFSLLLSYFPSPYQRWICCKKAHELLVLNGLLLVITPDSSHQNRRAMMMKSWKIAIESLGFKRFKYSKFSHMHLMAFRKTSLQTTSDLVSRNYPGMLYIPQDFNSIEDEEYSSTACYVRSDTEDEQLAYGFMELPDAPYDSDSGESQSSSIPFYELEDPILLLS; encoded by the exons ATGGAGGCCGctccgcagccccggccccagccccggcccggcggggccgccgccgccccgccgccacCCCCGGAGCAGGAGCggaagctggagcaggagaagctgtCGGGGGTGGTGAAGAGCGTCCACCGGCGGCTGCGCAAGAAGTACCGGGAAG tggGAGACTTTGATAAGATCTGGCGTGAGCATTGTGAGGATGAGGAAACTCTGTGTGAATATGCTGTGGCAATGAAAAACCTTGCAGATAATCACTGGGCAAAAACTTGTGAAGGGGAAGGCCGAATTGAATGGTGTTGCAG tGTATGCCGAGAATATTTTCAGAAtggtggaaaaagaaaagcacttgagaaagatgaaaaaagagCACTTCTTGCTTCTAAAACCACTCCAGCTTTAAATGTTCCTCAAACTCCCAAGATTGAAGATCCTTTGCCGAACTTAGGCTTGACAAATCATGAAGCTGTGACAGAAGA GTTCCTTCACTCCCTGGGAAAGATCAGATTACTTGATGTTGGTAGCTGCTTTAATCCATTTCTGAAGTTTGAAGAATTTCTGACAGTTGGCATAGACATTGTTCCAGCTGTTGAG AGCGTATACAAATGTGACTTCCTAAATCTTCAAATTCAGCAACCTCTTCAACTGGCACAAGATGCTATAGATGCCTTTCTTAAGCAACTGAAAAATCCCATTGATTCTCTACCTGGAGAACTGTTCCATGTTGTCGTTTTCTCACTCCTTCTTTCTTACTTTCCATCACCCTATCAACGATGGATATGCTGCAAGAAGGCACATGAACTTCTGGTATTAAATGGCTTATTGCTTGTAATAACTCCTGATTCATCTCATCAGAATCGCCGGGCCATGATgatgaaaagctggaaaattgcCATAGAGTCCTTGGGTTTTAAACGCTTCAAGTATTCCAAGTTTTCTCACATGCACCTGATGGCATTTAGGAAAACTTCCCTGCAAACAACAAGTGACTTAGTTAGCAGGAACTACCCAGGGATGTTGTATATCCCACAGGATTTCAACAGTATAGAGGATGAGGAGtactccagcactgcctgctaCGTTCGGTCAGACACAGAGGATGAACAGCTAGCTTACGGTTTTATGGAGCTGCCCGATGCTCCCTATGACTCAGACTCTGGAGAAAGCCAGTCTAGTTCTATCCCTTTCTATGAGCTAGAAGATCCGATATTGCTTCTGAGTTAA